The genomic segment AACTACAGTCTTCTCACCGGGCTTAAGCGTTATTCTCCTAAAGCCCTTAAGCATCATTAATGGTCTAGCTATACTTGAGTACCTATCCCTAACGTATAGTTGAACAACTTCATCACCCTCATACTTACCTATATTCTCAACGTTAAGTGATACTGAAACCACTCCATCATCCTCATTAACGCTCACCTTGAGGTCACTGTACTTGAATTGAGTGTAGCTTAGCCCGTGTCCGAACGGGAATAGTGGTGTTGGAGGCATGTTAACGTAATCATAAACCCTACCACTGGGCTTAGTGAAGTAGTATAATGGTTCCTGGCCCTCGTGAATAGGCCAGGTTAAAGGTAATTTACCACCCGGGTTATATTCACCTAAAAGCACTTGGGCAATAGCCTCCCCGCCCATTTCACCAGGGTACCAGGCCTCAACCAGGGCTGGGACATTATTAATCCATTCACCGACGACTGGGCTTCCAGTGGTTAAAACCACTGCAACGTTCTTATTAACCTTAAGCACCTCCTCAATAAGCCTCTCCTGGCACTTGGGTAACCTTAATGATGCCCTATCCCTCTGTTCACCCTCAATAATGCCTGCAAACACAACCACTGCATCAGCCTTCGAAGCGGCGTCAACAGCCTCCTTAATCATTGAGTCCTCGATTAAATCCCAGCCAAGCTTAATGTAGGCGTAACCGTAGTTCAACCTACCGTACTCAAGCCTAATCTCATACTGCCTCCCACCCTCAAGCCTAATTGAACCACTCTTAGGTGAATTACTGGCCACACCCCATGAATCCACAATTGTCTTACCATCAACAGTAAGCCTAAATCCACCGCCAGCGGCGTAAACCTTAAACTCATACGTGCCTGATACGGGTGGGGTAATGTAACCAATCCACCTAATGGAGTATCTTCCTGGGTCAAGGCCCTGGTATGGTGGGTCGTAGCCTATGTCAAGTCTGAAGAATCCCTCCCACGGTGCATCAATCCTAACGCCAATAGGCTCACCCTCAAGGTTAGGGTTATTGAAGTACTCACCCCTCAAGCCGTGTCTATTAGGCTCACCCATTGGTGTAAGGTACCTTGTTGGTATTGGGTGGTCAGCATCCATATCCCCTATGCATCCCTTAGCGTGAATCACATTAATGCCCCTGGCCTTAAAGGCTTCAAGGGGTGTTATTACACTCTTAGGTATTGCACTATAGCCACCTAACTTAACCTCATCCGCGAAGGGGCCTATTAGGGCTATTGCCTTAACCCTAGACTTATCAATAGGCAGTACACCATCATTCTTAAGCAGTACAATAGCCTTCTCAGCGGCCTCAAGGGCTAACCGCCTATGCTCCTCTGAGCCAATAACCTTAGCTTCCTCGGGGTCAACGTAAGGTGAGTCGAATAGGCCTATTAGGAATTTAGCCCTCAAAACCCTCCTAACAGCCTCATTAAGCGCCTCCTCGCTAATCAACCCCCTCCTAATAGCCCTAACCAGTGGTTCACCGTATATTGAGAATCCTGGGAATTCAACATCTAGGCCAGCCTCAAGGGCTAGTTTAGCAACCTCCTCCGGGTTATCGGTTATGTAGTGCCTATTAACTATACCGGTGACTGAACCGTAGTCAGACACCACGAAGCCCTCGAACCCCAATTCCCATCTAAGTACCTCCGTTAGCCAGTACTTGTTCATTGAGCATGGTACCCCGTCTATGGAGTTGTAGGCAGCCATTAATGATAATGCCCCAGCCTTAATGGCCGCTCTGAAAACCGGTAACTCAGTCTCCCTAATGAACCTCTCACTCATGTGTATTTCAGCGCTGTCCCTACCACCATCACCAACGAAGTTCATTATGTAGTGCTTAGGGGTAGCCACAATACCCTCCTCCCTAAGCGCCTTAACGTAGGCGTAGGCTAACTGTGAGGCTAAGTAGGGGTCTTCACCATAAGTCTCCTCAGTCCTACCAGCCCTAGCATCGAAGGTTAGGTTAACCACGGGTGATAGGCATTGCCTAATACCCCTGGCCCTAGTCTCCCTTGCAATAGCCTTAGCAACCCTATACATTAAGTCCACGTCCCAGGCCGCAGCCAGCGCTATGGCTTGGGGGAAGACTGTTGAGTGCTTAGCCATGCATCCGTGGAGGCACTCATCGTGAATAATAGCCGGTACACCAAGCCTAGTGTCCTCAAGGAACCTCCTCTGAATATCATTAGCCTTAACAGCACCCTCAGTCGGTTCAGTACCCCTAAGGACCACTGATAAGTTACCTACATCCAACCTATCAGTTAGATCCGACCTTAATTGAGCCACCTTCTCCTCAAGACTCATCCTCCTCAAGAGATCCTCAACCCTCTCATCAATAGGCCTACTGGGGTCCTCGAAGGGGGCCATTAAACCATCCTTATCATGATCAATCCACCCACCATGGTAAATATCGCTTCTTTTAACACCACTGGGTATGAAGTCACTTGACTTAGACATAGTTAAGTCATTAAGTTAGATAACCCTAGTTTTTAAGTAATACGTGTTATGAATAAGTAAGGGTTAATAGTAATTCCTCAGCCTCAATAATGGAAGAGTTTAAAACACTGTTAAGTGCGTTAATTGCCATGAAGCTACGGATGCTGCTGGCGCGCATAATGATTAGGTACTACTGCGCGTACGCATCATTACTGCGTATTCAAGTAAGGGAGGGTAGGCGTAGGAAGAGGAGGTGAACGCTTTAATGAATGTTCCTGAGTCAGTAATATTCATTGTTATTTTAACAATCACCTCAGCGTTAATCACTAATGCTCAATCAGCCGCCTGCTGGTACTATTGGCCTAACGTTAACGTTAACCTTGGTCAAGGATTACTGGTTAAGGTAATGAACGGGTCCTATAACCTATACGTATTCACACCAACCCAGTACGCTAAGTGGAGTAGCGGCAGCGGTGGGTACGCCGTATACGCAGGTAGCGTTACTGTGGGTGCCTACCTTGTACGCATCCCCCCTGGTTCATACTACGTGGTGCTCTACCCCACTCAATGCGGCAGCATCGTTAACGCCGGTATTAATGTTATTGGTTTAGCCCCAACGGGTTTATCATCAATAATACCCATCAACACCACTGCGGTTTTAGGCTACTTCAATATAAGTATTATTAGGGCTTGGAATGCAAGCTACACCGCAGTCAACGTACTAAGGGTACCTAAGAGTAGTGCCAGTCTTCAATTAAATGCAGTAGTGCGAGTTGAGTTAATTAATGGTAGTTTCCAGGAGTATTGGCTTCAAGATGCTTTAATCTTCATTACGAGTAATGGAGTCTTCAGTGTTGCTGATAATGTCTGGAACGCCACTGCCCCTGGGGCTAATGTATCAAGCAGCTTAATCACTGGACTAGGTAGGGTTTACAATGCCGTGGGCGTTAGCCAGGAGTATTACGGGTACGTGGGTAATTTAACTAGGTACCAGTTACCTTTATCAGGTTACCTTGAGGTTAACGTAACCTTAATTAACGATTCAGTGGTGGTTATGTTCGGTTACGCAATAGTGAGGAATGGAAGCACCTACGCACCACCGGTAATTAAGTGGTTTGATAACGTGACCCTGGGGATTAAGGCTAAGGATGCGTTAATAGTAACTACCCCATATGAGGAGACGGGTGGTGGATACGCGTATGATGTTGAGTTAGTCTTTGGGGGAGGCTTTAATGGTGAGCAAACCACCTTTGAGAGCCTTAATGCTCAATTAGCCGTAATGCACTGGAGTGGATCTGGTTGGGTACCTTATAGTCAAGTCTATAACTTCGGCATGAACACTGGGGAATCAGCAACAGACCTAGTGACCTCAATATCAAGTAACGGTAATGTGCAAGTCACCGTGGGTATACCATACTACGGTGAGTTAACCAATGACTTCAAACCAACCATACCCACAAGCTTCATTGAGGTCATTTACCCAAACAGCACTGTGAAAGGCTTCTACACGTTCAAAGAAACCACAGTAACCTTGCCCAGGGTGATAATTAGTAATGGTGTCACCTACATCTTCAAAGGCATTGATGAGTCATGTAATGGGGCAACGCGATTAATTAGAAATAACTCAGCAACAGTGACCCCAAGCATTAACGCGTTCTCAACATGCGTTATAAGGGGGAATTATAGTACGTACTTCTTATTGAGACTTAAGTCACAATACCCCATTAATATTACCCTGGTTAATGGCACATTCACAGTAACTAATATGGAGAGCTGGTTACCTGCAAACTCATCACTGGTGATTAGGGTTAAGGCAATCTACCCACTCAGTAACTTAACGAGGGTTAAGACTATTAATGAGACTTTAATTAACATGACTGTTAGGGAGCCGTTAAACTTAACCATTGAGTGGATTAGGCAGTATTTTGTCAGGGTTATGAGTATTGTCCCAATTAATGTTAATGGTTCATTAACATTAAGTTACTTTAACTGGATTAACAACGGCTCTGTCTTGGAGTTATCAATACCAAGCTTCATGTACTTCAATAATGGGAGTAGGTTAATGGCCTTGAATAAATCCAGGGTAATTATAGTGGTTACGCATCCATTAAACATCACTACGTCATGGGTTAGGCAGTACTTAGTTAACATTAGTAGCATTGCCCCAATTCTAATTAACGGTAATTACTCAATTAATTATGTTCAGTGGATTAATTCAGGCAGTATCATTAACGTGACTGTGCCTAAGTACTATTACCTTAACGGTAGTGTAAGGTTAATGGCGCTTAATTCATCAATTTTAATAACAGTTAATAACCCCATTAAGGCCACTGTAAAGTGGGTTAGGCAGTACTTGATTGAAGTTAATAGTATTGTCCCCGTAATGGTGAATGAGTCTCAATTAACCTCATTAATTAATTGGCTTAATGAATCAAGCACATTAATTATTAATGCGCAGCCTCAATACTACTTCAATAATGGAACCAGGTTAATCCTACTTAATTCAAGCGAAATTAAAGTAATCATCAATAAGCCACTTAACCTAACCATTGAGTGGGTTAGACAATATTTGGTTAATGTAACCAGTTCAGCACCATTAATGGTAAATGACACCTTAGTGAAGTCAATACAGGATTGGTTTAACTCAAGTTCATTACTCAATATTACGCTTACAATTCAATACTTCAATAATGGAACCAGGTTACTTCCCTTAAACTCCTCATTAATCCTCATTAAGGTTAATAAGCCTCTTAACCTGACTGTTAACTGGGTTAGGCAGTACTTAGTTAATTTAACAAGCCCAATAGCCTTAAACATTAACGGCACTGTGTCTAGGAATTACTCCAGATGGATTAACGCTAGTGATTTAATAATCCTAAATGGGCCGCTTAGGATTCTTGAAGTTAATTTAACCATAATTAAATTAGCCTCCGTATCAATTAATGGTCAGCTTCACTACTCATTGCCAATTAACCTGACGGTTAATGAACCCTTAATGATTAAGGTTAATTGGGTTAGGGATTACATAGTCTACTATTCATTGGTATTATTAGTGATTGTTATTGTATTAATCCTGGTTGCTTCACGCCGTGGTGGTTAATTTTAAATTTGTTCACAATTAGTCTTTATATTAATCTATTTTCAATTTTTCGTTATTAAGTGATTGAATGACGCATAACACTGCTTCGCGTAGAAAGGCTTAAAAGAGGTTCATACATGTGGTGTATGTATATGTCTGATGTTGCCTTTGAATCCCTTACGCCGGCTGAATGGTTTAGGCGTAATAAGGAGATTGCTGGGTTCTCAAGCCCAAGCAGAGCAATGTACCAGACTGTTAGGGAGCTTATTGAGAATGCCCTAGACGCCACTGAGAACCACGGCATACTACCCTCTATTAAGGCTTCAATAAGGTATGTTGATAAGGATAAGGACCTTTACTCCATATACGTTGAGGATAACGGTATAGGTATCCCGGAGGAGGAGATACCTAACGTCTTCGGTCAAATATTCTACAGCTCCAAGTATAAGATTAAGCAGCATAGGGGTATTTTTGGCCTTGGAGCTAAGATGGTTGTCCTCTATGCCCAATCCACCTCAGGAATGCCTGTGAGGGTTACTAGTTCAATGAAGGGTTCCCAATACATATACACTTATGAAATTAGTATTGATACGGTTAAGAATAAGCCAGTAATACACAGTCACGTTAGGGTTGAGAATAAGTATGGTTGGCACGGCACGGCGGTTAAGGTTGTACTGGAGGGTAATTGGCAGTACGCTAAGAGTAGGATTGAGGAGTACTTCACTAGGACAGCCATGATAACCCCATACGCTGAAATAATACTCATTGAGCCTAATAACGAGGTCCTCAGGTTCAATAGAATAACCACAATAATGCCTAAACCCCCTGTGGAGGGTTTACCACACCCAAGTAGTATTGACCTTGAGTCCCTTAAACAGTTAATCAGTAGGAACAGTGACATACCGTTGATTGACTTCCTTAAGGAGAACTTCGACGGCATTGGTGATGAGACTGTTAGGGAATTCATGAAGACTGTGGGCATTAGGGCTAGTAAGCATGTTAAGAGGCTTAGTGAGTCTGAGTTAAGGTTACTTGCCGAGAAGATGAGGCAGTTCAATGGCTGGAGGAGGCCTAGGGCTGATTGGCTCTCCCCCATTGGTGAGAAGATACTGGCAAATGGTATACTCCACGTCCTTAAACCTGAGGCCGTCTTCGTGACCACTAGGAAGCCATCCTCATACTCAGGTCACCCATTCATTGTTGAGGCAGCCATAGCCTGGGGTGGGTCAATAATGCCTGTGGATAAGCCCATACTATACAGGTACGCTAATAAAGTGCCTCTACTTCAGGATGAGGGTAGTGACGTGATTAGGCATGTTATTGATGAAGTTGATTGGAGTCAATATAAGGTTAAGTTCCCAGCGCCATTGGCGGTGGTGGTTCACGTATGCTCAACTAAGATACCCTACGCCTCAGCTGGTAAGGAGGCCATTGCTGATGTTCCTGAAATTGAAAAGGAGGTTAGGTTAGCTGTTAGGGAAGTGGCCAGGAAGCTTAAGGTTTACTTAGCTAGGAAGGAGAAGGAGCAGGAATTATTAACCAAGTACGCCATACTTAGGCTATACACTGATGAAGTATCCTCAGCCCTATCCTTCGTGTCTGGGGTTGATGAAAACGTGATTAAGGGTAAGCTCGAGGAATTAATTAAGAGGAAGCTTGGCCTAGACATAAGGGCTGGGCCACCGGCAATCACCAGTGAGGTGGGCAATGTTGCGGTTGCTTAAGCGCTTACTCGTGTTACATTAGTAAAGCGTAAAACACCCAGGCTTAAGTACTGGTTGATGAGGCTACTTGAGTATAAGGGTAAGGAGATACTGGCTAAGTATGGTGTAAGCGTGCCTAAAGGTGTTGTAATCAGTAGCGTGAGCGACATTGATAAGAGTAACCTAAAGTACCCAGTATTCGTTAAGTCCCAGGTACCCTTCGCAGGTAGGGCTAAGATGGGGCTTGTTAAGAGGGCTAATAATAAGGATGAGGCTAAGCAAATAGCTTCAGAGTACTTGGGTAAGGTTATTCAGGACTTTGAGGTTAAGAAGGTTCTACTTGAGGAGGGGGTTGATGTTGTTAAGGAGTACTACGTCTCAGTAACCATAGATAGATCCAGTAGGACATTCATAATCCTGGCCTCACCTGAGGGTGGGGTTGATATAGAGGAGATAGCTAGGACAAGTCCTGAGAAAATATACAGGGGTAGGATCCATCCCTTTGAGGGTCTTAGGGACTACACTGTTAACGCTATTAATAAGTTCATGGGCTTCACAGGGGAGTTAGCCTCAAAATTCGCCTCACTCCTTAGAATAATGTACAACGTGTTTGAAACTTATGATGCTGAATTAGTGGAGATTAATCCACTTGCCTTAACAAGGGACGGTAACTTCGTTGCCCTTGATGTTAAAATAATGATCGATGACAATGCACTATATAGGCATGGTGATATTTCAGTGGAGGAGGAGGGTGACTTAACCAGGGAGGAGCTTGAGGCTAGGAAGTACGGCTTCCACTACGTTGAGTTACCGGGCTACGTGGGTGTTGTTGGTAATGGGGCTGGTTTAACAATGGCCACAATGGATCTTGTTAAGGAGTTTAAGGGTGAACCAGCTGACTTCCTTGACGTTGGGGGTGGTGCAAGTAGGGATATTGTTAAGGCAGCCTTAAGCCTACTACTTAAGGATGAGAGGATTAAGGGAATCGTATTAAATATCTTCGGTGGAATAACCAGGGGAGATGAGGTTGCCTACGGTGTCGTGGAGGCCTTTAAGGAGATTGGCGCCTCTAAGCCATTGGCAATAAGGCTGAAGGGAACCAATGAGGAGGAGGGTAGGAGGATTCTAGCCCCATTGGGGGTTAAAATTTATGAAACAGCCGAGGAGGCTATAGGTGAATTAATGAGTAAACTACAGGGTGGTTCAAGATGACGATACTGGTTGACCAGAACACGAGGGTACTTGTACAGGGAATAACGGGTAGTGAGGGATCTAGGCACACACTGTACATGCTTCAATACGGCACTAAGGTGGTTGCTGGGGTAACACCAGGTAGGGGTGGTCAACAAGTTCACGGCGTCCCAGTCTACGACTCAGTGGAGGAGGCCTTAAGGAAACACCCTGAGATAAACACATCAATAATATTCGTACCAGCCAGGTTCGCCTCAGATGCAGTCTATGAGGCAGTGGATAATGGGATAAGGCTGGTTGTAATAATAACTGAACACATTCCAATCCATGATGCAATAAGATTCGTTAACTACGCTAAGTATAAGGGGACGGTGATAATTGGGCCAAACTGCCCAGGCGTGGTTAGTCCAACAATCAGTAAGGTGGGTATACTACCTAATAATGTATACGTTAAGAAGGGGCCAGTGGGTATAATATCCCGCAGCGGTACCTTAACCTACGAAATATCCTACCACTTAACCCAAGCCGGTTTCGGCCAAAGCACGGTGGTTGGTATTGGCGGTGACCCAATAATAGGCACGGATATGGTTGAGGCAGCCTTAATGTATGAGAATGACCCGGAGACCAAGTACTTAGTGGTGATTGGTGAAATAGGAGGTGACCAGGAGGAGAGGTTGGCTAGCCTTGTTAGGGAGGGTAAGGTAACTAAGCCAATTGTAGCCTTCATAGCCGGTAGAACAGCACCACCGGGTAAGAGACTTGGACATGCCGGTGCAATAATATCAATGGGAGTCGGCACCTATGAGGGTAAGGTTAAGGCACTTGAGTCCGCCGGTATTAAGGTCGCTAAGACACCGCTTGAGGTTGTTAAGCTTATTCGCGACATCTCAAAGTAATTGAGTGCCTTAACTTAAAAATCAAGTCCTTATTCAATAAACATGTTACTTCTAAATCAATAACAGTGACTCACCAGTTGAAGGACTAGGTACAGTTATAAAGCCTATTAGTGCGTACTAATTAAATGGTGGATGAATCCTGTGTGGTTGCTAAGATCAGGGACTACGCGGTGGCGAGTAATGAGGTAGTTAATGGTAGGGTTTTCGAGGTTGTTAAGAGGATTGCGGTTAACCTACTTAATGAGTGGAATCCAGAGAAGGGGGATTTCATGATACTTAAGGATGATAGGGTTATTCAAATAAAGTTACCATTACCCTCACCTGAACTTTACGATAGGTTAAAGAACTATAACATTAGGAGGAGCGGTGACTCAGCTGAAGCAACTGTACCGGTTTACGAGATAATATACTCCAGTGACTGGGTTGGGGAGGGTTTTAAG from the Caldivirga maquilingensis IC-167 genome contains:
- a CDS encoding glycoside hydrolase family 3 N-terminal domain-containing protein, with product MSKSSDFIPSGVKRSDIYHGGWIDHDKDGLMAPFEDPSRPIDERVEDLLRRMSLEEKVAQLRSDLTDRLDVGNLSVVLRGTEPTEGAVKANDIQRRFLEDTRLGVPAIIHDECLHGCMAKHSTVFPQAIALAAAWDVDLMYRVAKAIARETRARGIRQCLSPVVNLTFDARAGRTEETYGEDPYLASQLAYAYVKALREEGIVATPKHYIMNFVGDGGRDSAEIHMSERFIRETELPVFRAAIKAGALSLMAAYNSIDGVPCSMNKYWLTEVLRWELGFEGFVVSDYGSVTGIVNRHYITDNPEEVAKLALEAGLDVEFPGFSIYGEPLVRAIRRGLISEEALNEAVRRVLRAKFLIGLFDSPYVDPEEAKVIGSEEHRRLALEAAEKAIVLLKNDGVLPIDKSRVKAIALIGPFADEVKLGGYSAIPKSVITPLEAFKARGINVIHAKGCIGDMDADHPIPTRYLTPMGEPNRHGLRGEYFNNPNLEGEPIGVRIDAPWEGFFRLDIGYDPPYQGLDPGRYSIRWIGYITPPVSGTYEFKVYAAGGGFRLTVDGKTIVDSWGVASNSPKSGSIRLEGGRQYEIRLEYGRLNYGYAYIKLGWDLIEDSMIKEAVDAASKADAVVVFAGIIEGEQRDRASLRLPKCQERLIEEVLKVNKNVAVVLTTGSPVVGEWINNVPALVEAWYPGEMGGEAIAQVLLGEYNPGGKLPLTWPIHEGQEPLYYFTKPSGRVYDYVNMPPTPLFPFGHGLSYTQFKYSDLKVSVNEDDGVVSVSLNVENIGKYEGDEVVQLYVRDRYSSIARPLMMLKGFRRITLKPGEKTVVEFKLTLDDLAMYDAGFRRIVEPGAYQVLVGSSSMDIRLMGEFKLTQLVKGIVSVTSVNADKVNVKAGESIRVKATLRNEGKVGDLVPITLKVNGRVIEEHRVYLDPGEERIVNFTVKLHEAGKQVVSVAVPEGEKSVTIDVTQ
- a CDS encoding thermopsin family protease; this translates as MNVPESVIFIVILTITSALITNAQSAACWYYWPNVNVNLGQGLLVKVMNGSYNLYVFTPTQYAKWSSGSGGYAVYAGSVTVGAYLVRIPPGSYYVVLYPTQCGSIVNAGINVIGLAPTGLSSIIPINTTAVLGYFNISIIRAWNASYTAVNVLRVPKSSASLQLNAVVRVELINGSFQEYWLQDALIFITSNGVFSVADNVWNATAPGANVSSSLITGLGRVYNAVGVSQEYYGYVGNLTRYQLPLSGYLEVNVTLINDSVVVMFGYAIVRNGSTYAPPVIKWFDNVTLGIKAKDALIVTTPYEETGGGYAYDVELVFGGGFNGEQTTFESLNAQLAVMHWSGSGWVPYSQVYNFGMNTGESATDLVTSISSNGNVQVTVGIPYYGELTNDFKPTIPTSFIEVIYPNSTVKGFYTFKETTVTLPRVIISNGVTYIFKGIDESCNGATRLIRNNSATVTPSINAFSTCVIRGNYSTYFLLRLKSQYPINITLVNGTFTVTNMESWLPANSSLVIRVKAIYPLSNLTRVKTINETLINMTVREPLNLTIEWIRQYFVRVMSIVPINVNGSLTLSYFNWINNGSVLELSIPSFMYFNNGSRLMALNKSRVIIVVTHPLNITTSWVRQYLVNISSIAPILINGNYSINYVQWINSGSIINVTVPKYYYLNGSVRLMALNSSILITVNNPIKATVKWVRQYLIEVNSIVPVMVNESQLTSLINWLNESSTLIINAQPQYYFNNGTRLILLNSSEIKVIINKPLNLTIEWVRQYLVNVTSSAPLMVNDTLVKSIQDWFNSSSLLNITLTIQYFNNGTRLLPLNSSLILIKVNKPLNLTVNWVRQYLVNLTSPIALNINGTVSRNYSRWINASDLIILNGPLRILEVNLTIIKLASVSINGQLHYSLPINLTVNEPLMIKVNWVRDYIVYYSLVLLVIVIVLILVASRRGG
- a CDS encoding DNA topoisomerase VI subunit B; this translates as MSDVAFESLTPAEWFRRNKEIAGFSSPSRAMYQTVRELIENALDATENHGILPSIKASIRYVDKDKDLYSIYVEDNGIGIPEEEIPNVFGQIFYSSKYKIKQHRGIFGLGAKMVVLYAQSTSGMPVRVTSSMKGSQYIYTYEISIDTVKNKPVIHSHVRVENKYGWHGTAVKVVLEGNWQYAKSRIEEYFTRTAMITPYAEIILIEPNNEVLRFNRITTIMPKPPVEGLPHPSSIDLESLKQLISRNSDIPLIDFLKENFDGIGDETVREFMKTVGIRASKHVKRLSESELRLLAEKMRQFNGWRRPRADWLSPIGEKILANGILHVLKPEAVFVTTRKPSSYSGHPFIVEAAIAWGGSIMPVDKPILYRYANKVPLLQDEGSDVIRHVIDEVDWSQYKVKFPAPLAVVVHVCSTKIPYASAGKEAIADVPEIEKEVRLAVREVARKLKVYLARKEKEQELLTKYAILRLYTDEVSSALSFVSGVDENVIKGKLEELIKRKLGLDIRAGPPAITSEVGNVAVA
- the sucC gene encoding ADP-forming succinate--CoA ligase subunit beta, with protein sequence MRLLEYKGKEILAKYGVSVPKGVVISSVSDIDKSNLKYPVFVKSQVPFAGRAKMGLVKRANNKDEAKQIASEYLGKVIQDFEVKKVLLEEGVDVVKEYYVSVTIDRSSRTFIILASPEGGVDIEEIARTSPEKIYRGRIHPFEGLRDYTVNAINKFMGFTGELASKFASLLRIMYNVFETYDAELVEINPLALTRDGNFVALDVKIMIDDNALYRHGDISVEEEGDLTREELEARKYGFHYVELPGYVGVVGNGAGLTMATMDLVKEFKGEPADFLDVGGGASRDIVKAALSLLLKDERIKGIVLNIFGGITRGDEVAYGVVEAFKEIGASKPLAIRLKGTNEEEGRRILAPLGVKIYETAEEAIGELMSKLQGGSR
- the sucD gene encoding succinate--CoA ligase subunit alpha; the protein is MTILVDQNTRVLVQGITGSEGSRHTLYMLQYGTKVVAGVTPGRGGQQVHGVPVYDSVEEALRKHPEINTSIIFVPARFASDAVYEAVDNGIRLVVIITEHIPIHDAIRFVNYAKYKGTVIIGPNCPGVVSPTISKVGILPNNVYVKKGPVGIISRSGTLTYEISYHLTQAGFGQSTVVGIGGDPIIGTDMVEAALMYENDPETKYLVVIGEIGGDQEERLASLVREGKVTKPIVAFIAGRTAPPGKRLGHAGAIISMGVGTYEGKVKALESAGIKVAKTPLEVVKLIRDISK
- a CDS encoding DUF2286 domain-containing protein; amino-acid sequence: MVDESCVVAKIRDYAVASNEVVNGRVFEVVKRIAVNLLNEWNPEKGDFMILKDDRVIQIKLPLPSPELYDRLKNYNIRRSGDSAEATVPVYEIIYSSDWVGEGFKAEEAVLVFPFISNEINAQIINDVINTLKTGEEEMGEEFEE